One Kryptolebias marmoratus isolate JLee-2015 linkage group LG21, ASM164957v2, whole genome shotgun sequence DNA segment encodes these proteins:
- the LOC108251789 gene encoding tubulin beta-6 chain has product MREILHIQTGQCGNQIGTKFWEVISDEHGIDSAGNYEGDSVLQLDRISVYYNEASSHKYVPRAVLVDLEPGTMDSVRSGAFGQLFRPNNFIFGQTGAGNNWAKGHYTEGAELVDSVLDVVRKECEHCDCLQGFQMTHSLGGGTGSGLGTLLISKIREEYPDRIMNTFSVMPSPKVSDTVVEPYNATLSVHQLVENTDETYCIDNEALYDICFRTLKLTTPTYGDLNHLVSATMSGVTTSLRFPGQLNADLRKLAVNMVPFPRLNFFMPGFAPLTSRGSQQYRALTVPELTQQMFDARNMMAACDPRHGRYLTVATVFRGPMSMKEVDEQMLNVQNKNSSNFVEWIPNNVKVAVCDVAPRGLKMAATFIGNSTAIQELFKRISEQFSAMFQRKAFLHWFTGEGMDEMEFTEAESNMNDLVSEYQQYQDATAEEEDETFQEDEDIE; this is encoded by the exons atgAGGGAGATTCTCCACATCCAGACCGGGCAGTGCGGGAACCAGATCGGAACCAAG ttCTGGGAGGTGATCAGTGACGAGCACGGCATCGACTCTGCAGGGAACTATGAGGGCGACTCGGTTTTGCAGCTGGACCGGATCAGCGTCTACTACAACGAAGCCTCCT CACATAAATACGTCCCCCGGGCCGTGCTGGTGGACCTGGAACCAGGAACCATGGACAGCGTTCGGTCCGGAGCCTTCGGGCAGCTCTTCAGACCCAATAACTTCATCTTCG GTCAGACAGGCGCTGGGAACAACTGGGCCAAAGGTCACTACAcggagggggcggagcttgtGGACTCGGTGCTGGACGTGGTGAGGAAGGAGTGTGAGCACTGCGACTGTCTGCAG GGTTTCCAGATGACCCACTCTCTGGGAGGCGGCACCGGCTCCGGTCTGGGCACGCTGCTGATCAGTAAGATCCGGGAGGAGTACCCTGACCGCATCATGAACACCTTCAGCGTCATGCCCTCGCCTAAG GTGTCGGATACGGTGGTGGAGCCGTACAACGCCACGCTGTCCGTCCACCAGCTGGTGGAGAACACCGACGAGACCTACTGCATCGACAACGAGGCTCTTTATGACATCTGCTTCCGCACCTTGAAGCTCACCACGCCCACCTACGGAGACCTGAACCACCTGGTGTCGGCCACCATGAGCGGCGTGACGACCTCGCTCCGCTTCCCCGGACAGCTCAACGCCGACCTGCGAAAGCTGGCCGTCAACATGGTGCCCTTCCCCCGCCTCAACTTCTTCATGCCGGGCTTCGCCCCCCTGACGAGCCGGGGCAGCCAGCAGTACCGCGCCCTGACCGTGCCCGAGCTCACCCAGCAGATGTTCGACGCCAGGAACATGATGGCGGCCTGCGACCCCCGCCATGGGCGCTACCTGACGGTCGCCACGGTCTTTCGCGGGCCCATGTCCATGAAGGAGGTGGACGAGCAGATGCTGAACGTCCAGAACAAGAACAGCAGCAACTTCGTGGAGTGGATCCCCAACAACGTGAAGGTGGCCGTCTGCGACGTCGCCCCCCGCGgcctcaagatggctgccaccttCATCGGCAACAGCACCGCCATCCAGGAGCTGTTCAAGCGCATCTCGGAGCAGTTCTCGGCCATGTTCCAGCGGAAGGCCTTCCTGCACTGGTTCACCGGGGAAGGGATGGACGAGATGGAGTTCACGGAGGCGGAGAGCAACATGAACGACCTGGTGTCCGAGTACCAGCAGTACCAGGACGCCACggccgaggaggaggacgagacCTTCCAGGAGGACGAGGACATCGAGTGA
- the LOC108251788 gene encoding cell death activator CIDE-A yields MAPLSFQSGMNYAKAFLPETLRRSVQTVQTTISRHILPSRHPRCYRVCSQSRRRRRSLVASSLDELLQQAARVFTACCWDDLTLVLEEDGTVVDSEEFLQSLSGSAQLMVLSRGEMWTHSKILPSFREPRKSGVAKLTFDLYKLHPEAFLCCLGVRATLYKTYSLSYDFRCTRAKHVLRWVLRCLGCLTRLAARLLLCVSSFLLQLTADEQESR; encoded by the exons atggcTCCTCTGTCCTTCCAGTCCGGGATGAATTACGCCAAAGCGTTTCTGCCGGAAACTCTGAGGAG GTCGGTGCAGACGGTGCAGACCACCATCTCGCGCCACATCCTCCCGTCTCGTCATCCTCGCTGTTATCGGGTCTGCAGCCAGAGCCGCAGGCGGCGCCGGAGTCTGGTGGCGTCTTCGCTGgacgagctgctgcagcag GCGGCGAGGGTCTTCACGGCGTGCTGCTGGGACGACCTGactctggtcctggaggaggaCGGGACCGTGGTGGACTCGGAGGAGTTCCTCCAGTCTCTGTCCGGGAGCGCTCAGCTGATGGTCCTCAGCAGGGGGGAGATGTGGACGCACAGCAAG ATCCTCCCCAGTTTCCGAGAGCCCAGGAAGAGCGGGGTCGCcaaactgacctttgacctctacAAGCTGCACCCTGAGGCCTTCCTGTGCTGCCTGGGGGTCAGGGCCACGCTGTACAAGACGTACTCGCTGTCCTACGACTTCAGGTGCACCCGGGCCAAACACGTCCTCAG GTGGGTTCTGCGCTGCCTCGGCTGTCTGACCCGGCTGGCGGCCCGCCTGCTGCTCTGCGTCTCgtccttcctgctgcagctcactGCAGACGAGCAGGAGTCCAGATAA